From the Phycisphaerae bacterium genome, one window contains:
- the rnc gene encoding ribonuclease III, protein MNEQQTLQAVQEAIGYRFSDPNLLLTALTHASSTDSRVNSNERLEFLGDAILGVVVCANLFETFPDYLEGELTKIKSAVVSRRTCARVARDLDLHHHLLLGKGMSGRAQLPDSLAAAALEAVIAAVYLDCRDLNRVRQFILDTTSKYIREASESAHQRNFKSQLQQYAQQVLGATPNYELLDEKGPDHSKCFEISVVIRGHRYGSAWGPSKKEAEQKAAYTALQELAALDPSEEYEPELETG, encoded by the coding sequence GTGAACGAGCAACAAACCCTGCAAGCGGTGCAGGAAGCGATCGGCTATCGCTTCTCCGACCCGAATCTCCTGCTCACCGCCCTGACCCACGCATCCAGCACCGACTCCCGCGTCAATAGCAACGAGCGCCTGGAATTCCTGGGCGATGCGATCTTGGGCGTGGTGGTCTGCGCGAATCTCTTCGAAACCTTCCCCGATTACCTCGAGGGCGAATTGACCAAGATCAAATCCGCGGTCGTCTCGCGACGAACTTGTGCGCGCGTGGCCCGGGATCTTGACCTCCACCACCACCTGCTCCTCGGCAAAGGCATGAGCGGCCGAGCCCAATTGCCCGATTCGCTCGCCGCCGCCGCCCTGGAAGCCGTGATCGCGGCCGTCTACCTCGACTGCCGCGATCTGAACCGGGTCCGCCAATTCATCCTCGACACCACCTCGAAGTACATCCGCGAGGCGAGCGAATCCGCCCATCAACGGAACTTCAAGTCACAGCTCCAACAGTATGCGCAGCAGGTACTTGGGGCTACTCCGAACTACGAGTTGCTGGACGAAAAAGGCCCCGACCACAGCAAGTGCTTCGAGATCAGCGTCGTCATTCGGGGGCACCGGTACGGCAGCGCCTGGGGACCCTCCAAGAAGGAGGCCGAACAGAAGGCCGCCTACACCGCCCTCCAGGAACTTGCAGCCCTCGATCCCTCAGAGGAATACGAGCCGGAGCTGGAGACGGGGTGA
- the nfi gene encoding deoxyribonuclease V (cleaves DNA at apurinic or apyrimidinic sites) produces the protein MKIPSPVHRWSMTPKAAVRLQQRLAQRVRIEPLRPDIRVVAGVDIAFSPDGRHALAGVVLYDLRESCVTETQLAWRPTRFPYVPGLLSFREAPAALAAIRRLRQEPDVFLLDAQGMAHPRRLGLASHVGLLLDRPTIGCAKSRLCGQHDDPPAAAGRSVHLFDDHEVIGAVLRTRPHVKPLYVSVGHRVTLDDASRVVMACVTRFRLPEPTRRAHMLVTRHRTDTPPGLFRQHDSDRQAAP, from the coding sequence ATGAAGATTCCCTCACCCGTCCACCGCTGGTCCATGACCCCCAAGGCTGCCGTCCGGCTCCAGCAACGACTGGCACAACGGGTCAGAATTGAGCCTCTTCGCCCCGACATCCGCGTCGTGGCCGGCGTCGACATCGCCTTCAGTCCCGATGGCAGGCACGCGCTGGCAGGCGTCGTGCTCTACGATCTGCGGGAGTCGTGTGTGACCGAGACACAACTCGCCTGGCGCCCGACGAGGTTTCCGTACGTACCCGGCCTACTGAGCTTTCGCGAGGCCCCAGCCGCCCTGGCCGCCATTCGCAGACTCCGGCAGGAACCAGACGTCTTCCTCCTCGATGCTCAAGGCATGGCCCATCCCCGTCGACTCGGCCTGGCCAGCCATGTCGGCCTGCTGCTCGATCGACCGACCATCGGGTGCGCCAAGAGTCGGCTGTGCGGCCAGCATGACGATCCACCCGCCGCCGCCGGGCGATCCGTGCATCTTTTTGACGATCATGAGGTTATCGGTGCCGTCCTCAGGACCCGCCCACATGTCAAGCCCCTCTACGTGAGCGTCGGACATCGCGTCACGCTGGATGACGCGAGCCGCGTCGTGATGGCCTGCGTGACCCGGTTTCGCCTTCCCGAGCCAACCCGCCGAGCCCACATGCTCGTAACCCGACACCGCACCGACACTCCACCTGGGCTCTTCCGCCAGCATGACAGCGACCGCCAAGCGGCCCCTTGA
- the hisA gene encoding 1-(5-phosphoribosyl)-5-[(5-phosphoribosylamino)methylideneamino]imidazole-4-carboxamide isomerase has protein sequence MDILPAIDLREGKCVRLLQGDYAQQIDYADDPVAVAKTFEQAGARWLHVVDLDGAREGRLCNLPVIERMMKETSLKLEVGGGLREVEVIESLLASGTARCVVGTKALEDWPWFDALVHRPSCAGHIALGLDARENRLAVHGWTKELRATALQVAERVMEWPLAAIIYTDIGRDGMLLGPNIEATRILAGYSKIPVIASGGVTDLNDVRRLAGLPLLGIIIGRAIYEKQINLAEAIGVVRG, from the coding sequence ATGGACATCCTGCCGGCCATCGATCTGCGGGAAGGCAAATGCGTTCGTCTGCTGCAAGGAGACTATGCCCAGCAGATCGACTATGCCGATGACCCCGTGGCCGTGGCCAAGACCTTTGAGCAAGCCGGGGCCCGGTGGCTGCATGTCGTCGACCTGGACGGTGCCCGCGAGGGGCGGTTGTGCAACCTGCCCGTCATCGAGCGGATGATGAAGGAGACGTCGCTCAAGCTGGAAGTGGGCGGCGGTCTGCGCGAGGTCGAGGTGATTGAGTCACTGCTGGCCAGCGGAACGGCTCGTTGCGTGGTCGGTACCAAGGCCCTGGAGGACTGGCCCTGGTTCGATGCCCTGGTCCACCGCCCGAGCTGCGCCGGGCACATCGCCCTGGGGCTTGACGCCCGCGAGAACCGCCTGGCGGTACACGGCTGGACGAAGGAGCTCCGCGCGACCGCCCTTCAGGTGGCCGAGCGGGTCATGGAGTGGCCGCTGGCCGCAATCATCTACACAGACATCGGCCGCGACGGTATGCTCCTCGGCCCGAACATCGAGGCCACCAGGATACTGGCCGGATACTCGAAAATACCGGTCATCGCCTCAGGCGGCGTGACCGACCTGAACGACGTCCGCCGCCTGGCCGGCCTGCCTCTCCTGGGCATCATCATCGGTCGGGCGATCTACGAGAAGCAGATCAACTTGGCTGAGGCCATTGGCGTCGTACGCGGATAA